The nucleotide sequence GACTGCCAAAGGCACCTTTGTTCCACAAGGACGTGACGATATCTTAACAAGGGCAATTGGGACAAAAGAGCATGGTGGTCGTGTTCGTGGTGTTGGACCAGGTTATACTCTGAGCAATTACTTTGGAAGGTCTTCACGTCTTACCCAAACCATAGATGTTAACCAACATCTCTCACAACTTCAAACAAATCTCGAAAGACagattaaagaaaaatttgatgcaGAGTTTGAACAAAAGATGGCCGTTGAACGTGAGTTGATGCAACAAGCATTTCTGGATAAACTTAAGACTATGGGTTTCACCCAAACCTTgcaaataaatgaagaaattgagCATAGTAGTCCTCAAAAAGTTGATGTGCATGGAAGCACAAAAGGTTCTTGTACCGCTGCACAAGAAAATTACAAGGAGGACTTAACCATCGACAATGTTCAAAAATTGCTATGCATGGTTTTGAGAAGTGAAGAAGATATACGCATAGCATTAGAACATGAGCCAAATACCGCAAGGTTTTTTATTCCAGCAAAGTGTATTAGAGAGTTGTTGGTGGGTAATGCTTGGCTTGACTTTTCTATTCTACAACTGTGGTGCACGTAagtacatttttcttttttactattatCAATATGGATTAGTAGTATATCCACAATTCAATATTTAAgtgttaattttaaatttgtctAGGTGTATGCATCGTCTCTGTATCTCAAGAAATAGATTGAAAGTGTTTGGCATTTTGGACCCAGTATGCTTGGATTTTAATCCAACTGATCCTAGTACTAAATCTAAAGTTCAGGGACACATACAAACTAGGTTGCGTGATTTGAACAAAGTGTGTTACTTAGCACCATATCTATTTAAGTAAgtacatatttaaattaatatttttcttatttatctTTGATAGCTTAAACCTTAATAATCGCTCTTCTACGTGTGCAGAGGACACTGGCAGTTAATAATTATTTGTCCCAAGGACAATAGTTTAGTTGTCCTTTGTTCAATGCACTGAGATCTTAATGAAGGAATGATTAAGATTGTTTCAAAGTAAGTGTATATTTTACGTTGTATTTGATATATTACTTCCTACAACACTAAAATGTATaactttgatgatttttttaatttggttgaCACAGAGCTTTAGAGGTTCATCAACTTTGTCAGGGAAATAGAAAGAAGGCTAAATGGTTTCGTCCCAAAGTAAGTATGGTGTAGATTCTGTCATTTTTTTAcgttaataaataatttttttttattatatgaacTAATCACTATATAAAAATGGCCGTTCATTTGTAGCCAAGAAAGCAACCTAATGGCAATGATTGTGGATACTATGTGATGAAGAATATGCTAGATATCATCTCTGCTAATATTACTAAGTCTTGGATGgaggtattttaattttatgataacATGTTTATACTATATGTATTGCTAAATATAAACATAtccttattaatattaattacttaTATTAACCTACACATTGTAGGTATTCAATGATCCAATGGCATTAACTGAAGATGACTTATATGATTTGCGAAACCAATGGGCAACTTGTTTTCTTGACTTGTATAACGCGTAGGATTTACATGGTATCTTTTGAACGGACTTGTATCTGTCTTAATGTGTGGTGGTTTTGGTGTGTCAAGTGCGTTTATGCAGTTGAGATAACTTTGTCAATTGCATTTGTTTTTTGTAgatgaaaattgattatgatgtggcTGAGATGAGACATTGTCGGTGCTTACGACTGAGATGAAATGAGATGCTTTTTGCAGCTGAAGCTTAGCATATTTACAATGATGATTTTgctgtggatttttttttcatttgaaatttctGCCTAAAGTTGTTTTATTGGATTATTTCTAGCTATATTGTATTCATATCCCTCTTTTATAGATTGGAATATTGGCGTGGAAAATAGAGGATTGATTATGTAATATCCAATTAgataatataactttttttttttgcattaaaattatccataatttgttttcattttgttactaaaaaaaaataaagagcagGTGTCAAGCTTATTTGATAAGCCATTTAATAGAAAtatttacaccaaaaaaaaaaatttatttcactACAGTGATTTTGAAAACTGATgtaaaatatacatatttaacTTCAGTGGTAAATTTCAAAGTGGGTCTATTACAACAGTGGAAGCGTAACTGATGTAGAAATTCAATATTTCACATCAGCCGCAACCTGATGTGAAAAGGTGTGGACTTACCACATCATGACACCTTACATCGGTGGTAAACTGATGTGAAAACTCATTTTC is from Medicago truncatula cultivar Jemalong A17 chromosome 1, MtrunA17r5.0-ANR, whole genome shotgun sequence and encodes:
- the LOC112418717 gene encoding uncharacterized protein isoform X1, which gives rise to MKKFSCFVNRYMADLTNFPPSSSELPKRNVRGATKMKKMTKVLKSGVKPLVNFNPETGRCYGPNSAEFKSYAAYLARSKCSILIDEWKQVDASTKDAIWVDLQKHFVMLESDDPKNDPLKKKWMVYLGVRWNGFKAQLTSEYIAYPNPERPPPYVRYPFIKEHIWKRFIESRNTDDEFKEKSQKGRDCVAKNIYRHTLSRGGYELLQEKMMKEKRKLLEESGDVDDILNDDLSLSPPSRHDTWKRARQKKGGEYTSEAAKVVAEKIDALVEETAKGTFVPQGRDDILTRAIGTKEHGGRVRGVGPGYTLSNYFGRSSRLTQTIDVNQHLSQLQTNLERQIKEKFDAEFEQKMAVERELMQQAFLDKLKTMGFTQTLQINEEIEHSSPQKVDVHGSTKGSCTAAQENYKEDLTIDNVQKLLCMVLRSEEDIRIALEHEPNTARFFIPAKCIRELLVGNAWLDFSILQLWCTCMHRLCISRNRLKVFGILDPVCLDFNPTDPSTKSKVQGHIQTRLRDLNKVCYLAPYLFKGHWQLIIICPKDNSLVVLCSMH
- the LOC112418717 gene encoding uncharacterized protein isoform X2, with protein sequence MGGLIRYMADLTNFPPSSSELPKRNVRGATKMKKMTKVLKSGVKPLVNFNPETGRCYGPNSAEFKSYAAYLARSKCSILIDEWKQVDASTKDAIWVDLQKHFVMLESDDPKNDPLKKKWMVYLGVRWNGFKAQLTSEYIAYPNPERPPPYVRYPFIKEHIWKRFIESRNTDDEFKEKSQKGRDCVAKNIYRHTLSRGGYELLQEKMMKEKRKLLEESGDVDDILNDDLSLSPPSRHDTWKRARQKKGGEYTSEAAKVVAEKIDALVEETAKGTFVPQGRDDILTRAIGTKEHGGRVRGVGPGYTLSNYFGRSSRLTQTIDVNQHLSQLQTNLERQIKEKFDAEFEQKMAVERELMQQAFLDKLKTMGFTQTLQINEEIEHSSPQKVDVHGSTKGSCTAAQENYKEDLTIDNVQKLLCMVLRSEEDIRIALEHEPNTARFFIPAKCIRELLVGNAWLDFSILQLWCTCMHRLCISRNRLKVFGILDPVCLDFNPTDPSTKSKVQGHIQTRLRDLNKVCYLAPYLFKGHWQLIIICPKDNSLVVLCSMH
- the LOC112418717 gene encoding uncharacterized protein isoform X3 produces the protein MADLTNFPPSSSELPKRNVRGATKMKKMTKVLKSGVKPLVNFNPETGRCYGPNSAEFKSYAAYLARSKCSILIDEWKQVDASTKDAIWVDLQKHFVMLESDDPKNDPLKKKWMVYLGVRWNGFKAQLTSEYIAYPNPERPPPYVRYPFIKEHIWKRFIESRNTDDEFKEKSQKGRDCVAKNIYRHTLSRGGYELLQEKMMKEKRKLLEESGDVDDILNDDLSLSPPSRHDTWKRARQKKGGEYTSEAAKVVAEKIDALVEETAKGTFVPQGRDDILTRAIGTKEHGGRVRGVGPGYTLSNYFGRSSRLTQTIDVNQHLSQLQTNLERQIKEKFDAEFEQKMAVERELMQQAFLDKLKTMGFTQTLQINEEIEHSSPQKVDVHGSTKGSCTAAQENYKEDLTIDNVQKLLCMVLRSEEDIRIALEHEPNTARFFIPAKCIRELLVGNAWLDFSILQLWCTCMHRLCISRNRLKVFGILDPVCLDFNPTDPSTKSKVQGHIQTRLRDLNKVCYLAPYLFKGHWQLIIICPKDNSLVVLCSMH